The Rana temporaria chromosome 4, aRanTem1.1, whole genome shotgun sequence genome contains a region encoding:
- the LOC120937666 gene encoding cytochrome c oxidase assembly protein COX20, mitochondrial has product MADKTDEASKEKSFKLFWILDVQKTPCARESLLYGSVGSLVAGVGNFLATSRVRRSCDLAVGGFVLTTLGVWVYCRYNHAKLRIQQRMVQDGIKKQVMYEGSTMDPSLKNRQSDSDKP; this is encoded by the exons aTGGCGGACAAAACAGATGAAGCGTCCAAAGAGAAG TCATTCAAGTTGTTTTGGATCCTTGATGTGCAAAAGACACCATGTGCACGTGAGTCGTTATTGTATGGTTCAGTTGGATCGTTGGTGGCTGGAGTCGGAAATTTTCTTGCAACAA GCAGGGTGAGGCGCTCCTGTGATCTGGCTGTTGGAGGATTTGTTCTTACCACTCTTGGTGTCTG GGTGTACTGTAGATACAACCATGCAAAATTAAGGATACAGCAAAGAATGGTACAAGATGGCATTAAAAAGCAGGTCATGTATGAAGGTAGCACTATGGATCCAAGTCTCAAGAACAGACAAAGTGATTCAGACAAGCCATGA